A single Notoacmeibacter ruber DNA region contains:
- a CDS encoding biliverdin-producing heme oxygenase, which produces MALRDETRHAHQALDDEMSAFRLDDAKDYAAFLATHAAVLPAYERALEEAGIAHELPDWSARQRRQALAEDLAELPFQESVAAIDIDADLSSPAARLGAAYVLEGSRMGARLLMERVPQGDPRFPTRFLGHGQGERLWAGFVSVLDEADKEGISHGDAVNAARHTFEVYQRAAMAQTHGRSNKTLP; this is translated from the coding sequence ATGGCCCTGCGCGATGAAACACGCCATGCCCATCAGGCGCTGGATGACGAGATGAGCGCCTTTCGCCTCGACGATGCGAAGGACTATGCCGCGTTTCTCGCGACCCATGCAGCGGTGCTGCCGGCCTATGAACGGGCGCTGGAAGAGGCCGGCATTGCGCACGAACTGCCGGATTGGTCGGCACGGCAGAGGCGCCAGGCTCTCGCCGAGGACCTCGCCGAACTGCCTTTTCAGGAGAGCGTTGCCGCGATCGACATCGACGCCGACCTTTCCTCGCCTGCGGCGCGTCTCGGTGCGGCTTATGTACTGGAAGGCTCGCGCATGGGCGCGCGGCTCCTGATGGAGCGTGTGCCGCAAGGCGATCCGCGTTTTCCGACACGATTCCTCGGCCATGGCCAAGGCGAGCGTCTATGGGCCGGTTTTGTGAGCGTGCTGGACGAGGCCGATAAAGAGGGCATATCGCATGGTGATGCCGTCAATGCGGCGCGCCATACATTCGAGGTTTATCAGCGTGCGGCCATGGCCCAAACGCACGGCAGAAGCAACAAGACCCTTCCATGA
- a CDS encoding HWE histidine kinase domain-containing protein, with product MSDYFDVDQFSVDLTNCDREPIHLLGKVQSFGFLIAVSSDWIVSHVSENVGTFLDVEAEAMIGEPLVRFFSQQSIDTIRNRIQTLSLHSPRERLRDLPIAETGARFDVTLHVIPETGTTVLELEPSRSSDAQDEELLLVRNALPRLARHESVQRLCQDAARYLQFIIGFDRVMVYQFLQDGSGEVIAEARQSRLHPFLGLRYPASDIPKQARALYLKHPIRLIANTAEDGVPVTPARNIRGEPIDLSSSILRSVSPIHLEYLRNMDVSASMSISIVINGRLWGLFACHHETPIVVDHLKRGVAEMFGELFSLMLSTRLSDEERRSDEEVRRLTNTFSASISPSSDPIHGVTPVLREISKLLSADGFAIVIDKNRQTYGSAPSDDELVKIVRFLNTDSGNQIFSTHHIGSAFGGAETFADRAAGMLAIPISRSPRDYIIFFRREVVKTVTWAGNPDKPVVAGPNGVRLNPRKSFEAWQKEQRGQSEMWSGSDLRVAEQLRMVMLEVVLRFTDEVARERKQAQERQELLIAELNHRVRNILSLVKGIVSQSRGTNLSVSDYINILDTRIQSLARAHDQITKQNWSAASLHRMIEVEAASYLGESKDRIRIVGDDCLLEPEAFATLALVIHELTTNSAKYGALSASAGHVDVTTTMEEDGIFTIDWLERGGPAVKAPQRRGFGSTIVERSVPYELNGRATLDFELSGLHAKFELPRKHVKPAPESTERPAEPDAKRKRDISRQIESGQPKRFLVAEDNLILAMELEDLLLEYGALTVDVASNLSDAKAIAEQSELDFAILDVNLGSATSFPVAEILRERGIPFGFATGYGENLKIPESLGDRCCISKPYDRDAVRGLIHDALGQRAV from the coding sequence ATGAGCGATTATTTCGATGTTGATCAGTTCTCAGTCGACCTGACCAATTGCGACCGCGAACCGATCCATCTGCTCGGCAAGGTTCAGAGTTTCGGCTTTCTCATCGCCGTCTCCTCGGACTGGATCGTCAGCCACGTTTCCGAGAATGTCGGAACGTTTCTCGATGTGGAAGCGGAGGCCATGATCGGCGAGCCGCTCGTCCGGTTCTTCTCGCAACAGTCGATCGATACGATCCGCAACCGCATCCAGACTCTTTCCCTTCACAGCCCGCGTGAACGATTGCGCGACCTGCCCATCGCGGAGACAGGCGCGCGTTTCGACGTGACGCTTCACGTCATCCCCGAGACCGGAACGACCGTACTGGAACTGGAGCCCTCCCGATCATCCGATGCGCAGGATGAAGAGCTGCTTCTGGTCCGCAACGCCCTGCCACGCCTGGCCCGGCATGAGTCGGTCCAACGCCTCTGCCAGGATGCGGCGCGCTATCTGCAGTTCATCATCGGCTTCGACCGGGTGATGGTCTATCAGTTTCTGCAGGATGGCTCCGGTGAGGTGATTGCAGAAGCACGGCAGAGCCGGCTGCATCCGTTTCTTGGTCTGCGCTATCCCGCCAGCGATATTCCGAAACAGGCACGCGCGCTTTATCTGAAACACCCGATCCGTCTGATCGCCAACACGGCCGAAGACGGTGTACCCGTGACGCCCGCGCGAAACATTCGCGGCGAGCCGATCGACCTGTCCTCTTCGATCCTGCGCAGCGTCTCGCCCATCCATCTGGAATACCTTCGCAATATGGATGTATCGGCGTCGATGAGCATATCGATCGTCATCAACGGGCGACTCTGGGGGCTGTTCGCCTGCCACCACGAGACGCCGATCGTGGTCGATCATCTCAAGCGCGGCGTCGCCGAGATGTTCGGCGAACTGTTCTCGCTGATGCTCTCGACCCGCCTTTCCGACGAAGAGCGCAGGTCGGATGAAGAGGTTCGCCGGCTGACCAATACGTTTTCGGCATCCATTTCGCCGAGCAGCGACCCTATTCACGGCGTGACTCCTGTTTTGAGGGAGATCTCGAAACTGCTGTCCGCCGATGGTTTCGCGATCGTCATCGACAAGAACCGGCAAACTTATGGCTCTGCCCCGTCCGACGACGAACTGGTGAAAATCGTCCGCTTTCTGAACACGGATTCCGGCAACCAGATTTTCTCGACCCATCATATCGGCAGCGCTTTTGGCGGTGCGGAAACCTTTGCCGACCGCGCGGCGGGAATGTTGGCCATTCCGATCAGCCGCAGCCCGCGCGATTACATTATTTTCTTCCGCCGCGAGGTCGTGAAGACGGTGACATGGGCTGGAAACCCCGACAAACCGGTCGTCGCCGGCCCCAATGGCGTCCGGCTCAATCCCCGCAAGAGCTTCGAAGCCTGGCAGAAGGAACAGCGCGGCCAAAGCGAGATGTGGTCGGGCAGCGATCTGCGGGTCGCCGAGCAGTTGCGTATGGTGATGCTCGAAGTGGTTCTTCGCTTTACCGACGAGGTCGCGCGCGAGAGGAAGCAGGCGCAAGAGCGGCAGGAACTGCTCATCGCCGAACTGAACCACAGGGTTCGAAACATTCTTTCGCTGGTGAAGGGTATCGTCAGCCAGAGCCGGGGTACGAACCTTTCGGTTAGCGACTATATCAACATTCTTGATACGCGCATCCAGTCTCTGGCACGCGCGCACGACCAGATCACCAAGCAGAACTGGTCCGCAGCGTCCCTGCACCGCATGATCGAGGTCGAGGCCGCCAGCTATCTCGGCGAGAGCAAGGATCGTATTCGCATCGTCGGCGATGATTGCCTGCTTGAGCCGGAAGCCTTCGCGACACTGGCTCTGGTCATCCACGAACTGACCACCAATAGTGCGAAATACGGCGCTCTTTCAGCCTCTGCCGGTCATGTGGACGTGACCACGACCATGGAAGAGGATGGGATCTTTACCATCGACTGGCTGGAACGCGGGGGCCCGGCCGTGAAAGCGCCGCAGCGTCGGGGTTTCGGCTCGACGATCGTCGAGCGCTCCGTCCCCTACGAGCTCAACGGAAGGGCGACGCTCGACTTCGAACTCTCAGGTCTTCATGCCAAGTTCGAACTGCCCCGGAAACACGTCAAGCCGGCGCCCGAAAGCACGGAAAGGCCGGCCGAGCCGGATGCGAAACGAAAGCGGGATATTTCTCGTCAGATCGAGTCAGGCCAGCCGAAACGCTTTCTGGTCGCAGAGGACAATCTCATCCTCGCCATGGAACTTGAGGATCTTCTGCTGGAATACGGTGCGCTGACCGTCGATGTTGCCAGTAACCTTTCCGATGCGAAAGCGATTGCCGAACAGTCCGAACTCGATTTCGCCATTCTGGACGTCAATCTCGGCTCCGCGACAAGCTTTCCCGTGGCTGAAATTCTGAGAGAACGCGGCATTCCCTTCGGATTTGCGACCGGCTATGGCGAGAATTTGAAGATTCCCGAATCTCTTGGAGATCGTTGCTGCATCTCCAAGCCCTACGACCGCGATGCCGTGCGCGGTCTTATCCATGACGCACTGGGCCAGAGGGCGGTCTGA
- a CDS encoding NAD(P)H-quinone oxidoreductase: MAHLPQEMTVIEIAEPGGPEVLKLGRRSLPSLRAGDVLIRVEAAGINRPDVFQRKGLYPAPDGASDLPGLEVAGRIAKIGEGVTQWKEGDAVCALTPGGGYAHYVAVAAGHCLPVPEGLSMIEAAALPETAFTVWHNVFQRGGLSEGESLLVHGGTSGIGTMAIQLAKARGARAFATAGSAEKCEAAEKLGAERCVNYREEDFVEVFQDATGGKGIDVILDMVGGDYAPRNHKLAATGGRIVQIATLGGAKQEVDLSLLMRKRLTHTGSTLRPRSDDFKAALARELHEEAWPLIEAGKVRPLIDRTVALEDAAEAHRWMEQGDHIGKIVMTVEHEAN; this comes from the coding sequence ATGGCCCATTTGCCCCAAGAGATGACCGTCATAGAGATCGCCGAACCCGGCGGGCCCGAAGTGCTGAAACTGGGGCGGCGTTCGCTTCCTTCGCTGCGGGCCGGAGATGTTCTGATCCGGGTCGAGGCGGCGGGTATCAATCGGCCGGATGTCTTTCAGAGGAAGGGTCTTTATCCGGCTCCCGATGGCGCATCCGATCTGCCCGGGCTGGAGGTCGCCGGGCGGATCGCAAAGATCGGCGAGGGCGTCACGCAATGGAAAGAGGGTGACGCGGTTTGCGCGCTGACGCCCGGGGGCGGCTACGCACACTATGTCGCTGTCGCGGCCGGCCACTGCCTTCCGGTGCCGGAAGGGCTGTCGATGATCGAGGCGGCTGCGCTTCCCGAAACCGCCTTCACCGTGTGGCACAATGTCTTTCAGAGGGGCGGTCTCAGCGAAGGCGAGAGCCTCCTCGTTCATGGGGGCACGAGCGGTATTGGTACGATGGCGATACAATTGGCGAAGGCCCGCGGCGCAAGAGCTTTCGCGACCGCAGGGAGCGCCGAGAAATGCGAGGCTGCAGAGAAGCTGGGCGCCGAGCGATGCGTCAATTACCGGGAAGAAGACTTCGTCGAAGTGTTTCAGGACGCGACAGGCGGTAAGGGTATCGATGTTATCCTCGATATGGTCGGCGGCGATTATGCGCCACGCAACCACAAGCTCGCTGCCACAGGGGGTCGGATTGTGCAGATCGCCACGCTTGGCGGAGCGAAACAGGAGGTGGACCTATCGCTCCTGATGCGCAAGCGGCTCACGCATACCGGCTCCACTCTCAGGCCACGATCGGATGATTTCAAAGCGGCACTGGCTAGGGAACTGCACGAAGAGGCTTGGCCGCTGATCGAAGCCGGCAAGGTGCGTCCGCTCATCGACAGGACAGTGGCTCTGGAAGATGCGGCCGAGGCTCATCGATGGATGGAACAGGGCGATCATATCGGCAAGATCGTGATGACCGTGGAGCACGAAGCCAACTAG